The genomic interval GAAAGCTGGCAGGCGCTGCGCGATGCCGTACGCGGCACCGACGAGGACGGCGCCGACGCACTGGCCGAGACCACCGCTGCGGCGGAGCGCCTGGAGACGTCCCTCGGCGACGCCGGGCGCGCCGCAACAGATGCAGGTGTGGCGGCCGGAGCTGCTGCTGCGGTAGCGGAGCCCGCGACCGACGCGGCCGTCACCGGCTGGCGGGCGGTCACCGCCGCGCTCTCCGACTACGCCAGCAAGGCCCGCGAGATCGGTGGCGACATCGGCCAGAGCCTCGTCGGCGCCTTCCAGTCGGCCGAGAACGCGGTGGGCCAGTTCGTGAAGACCGGCAAGCTCGACTTCCGCGATCTGGTGACGTCGCTGCTGGCCGATCTCGCCCAACTGGCGGCGCGGCGGTTCATCCTCGGGCCGATCGCCAACGCGCTCTCCGGCGTGTTTGCCGGTGCTGGCGGCATCTTCGCCAATGTCCTCCACGCAGGCGGGATGGTCGGATCGGCCGGACCTTCGCGGATGGTCCCGGCCATCGCTTTTGCTGCTGCGCCGCGAATGCATGGCGGCGGCATGGCCGGGCTTCGTCACGACGAGGTGCCCGCGATCCTGCAACGCGGCGAGCGCGTGCTGTCGCGTCGCGAGGCGCAGAGCTACGGCGGTGCCGGCGTCAACGTGACCATCATGGCCCGCGACGCCGAAAGCTTCCGGCAGTCGCGCACGCAGGTCGCGGCGGACATCGCCCGTGCCGTGTCCCTCGGGCGGAGGGGCATGTGATGGCGTTTCACGAGCTCCGGTTTCCCGACAACATCAGCCGTGGCGCACGGGGCGGGCCGGAGCGGCGCACGCAGATCGTCGAGCTCGCCTCGGGCGACGAGGAGCGGAACGCCAGCTGGGCCAACTCACGCCGCCGCTACGACGTCGCCTATGGCATTCGCCGCGCCGACGATCTGGCGGCGGTCGTCGCCTTCTTCGAGGCGCGCAACGGGCGACTCTACGGCTTCCGCTTCAAGGACTGGGGCGACCACAAGTCCTGCCTGCCTTCGGGCGCGCCGTCGCCAACCGATCAGGCCATCGGCACCGGTGACGGTGCGACGACCGCCTTCCAGCTGGTGAAGCGCTACGCCTCCGGGGCGCAATCGTGGTCGCGCGCCATCGCCAAACCGCGCTCGACAAGCTGCAGGCGCTGCGCGACCGGCTGGGCAAGCCGCTGATCGTCCGCTCCGCCTACCGCAGCCCAGAGCACAACCGTGCCGTGGGGGGCGCGGGCCGGTCGAAGCATCTCGACGGCGCCGCCTTCGACATCGCCATGGCGAACCACGATCCGGTGGCCTTCGAGGCTGCGGCGCGCGAGGTCGGATTCCTCGGCTTCGGCTTCTACCCGCGATCGGGGTTCATCCATGTCGATCTCGGGCCCGCGCGGCAGTGGGGCGAGCGGTTCCCGGTCCGGGCGACGGCATTTGCAGCCGAGACGCCGCCCGCGCGCGAGGTGCTGGCTGACAGCCGCACCATGAAGGGCGGCGGGGCAGCCGGTGTGGCGACGCTGGGCGCGGCGGGCGTCGAGGTGGCGCAGCAGGTGCTGGCCGAGACCCAGACCGCGATCTTGCCGCTTGTGCCGTATCTCGACACGTTGCGTTGGGTATTCATCGCCGTGGCGCTTGGCGGCATCGCGGTCACGATCTACGCGCGTCTCGATGACTGGCGCCGAGGGCAGCGGTGATGGCCCCGCTCCTGATCGGGTTCGCCGCCAGCCCATGGATGCGGGCCGCTTTGCGCTACGGCGCCATCATCCTCGCCCTGCTCCTGTTCCTGCTTTCGCTTCGGCGGTCCGGCGAGCGAGCGGGACGCCTCGCTGAACGCCTTCAGACCACGG from Paracoccus fistulariae carries:
- a CDS encoding YcbK family protein; the protein is MVARHRQTALDKLQALRDRLGKPLIVRSAYRSPEHNRAVGGAGRSKHLDGAAFDIAMANHDPVAFEAAAREVGFLGFGFYPRSGFIHVDLGPARQWGERFPVRATAFAAETPPAREVLADSRTMKGGGAAGVATLGAAGVEVAQQVLAETQTAILPLVPYLDTLRWVFIAVALGGIAVTIYARLDDWRRGQR